The following are encoded in a window of Lentisphaera araneosa HTCC2155 genomic DNA:
- a CDS encoding TrkH family potassium uptake protein, with the protein MKVKAVISVVSVLIMVMGAAVSFAGIASWIMQDSLADTQGIFQCSAFSILGGLILHLKTRDRNHEVNPREVYAIVTVGWLSVCLIAAIPFVTLTNMSFTDSYFEVMSGLTTTGATVLTDIESLPKGLLFWRCFCNWLGGLGIVILSMAILPFLGSGAYQLFKAEATGPQSEQVTSRAIDTAKILWAIYVGLTILCIVIYRYLDMPIFEAVCHGLSTLSTGGYSPLSSSFVGMPSPILYVSTFFMMMAATNFTLHIKALKGDIFCYFRDEEFRWYLATFLFALTVIAFFLHTDAGYTWAQSFAHSTFQVASLETSCGFASDDFNLWSTPSKIILFLIMFMGGCGGSTTGGLKVARIVLLVKYTFIKIKQMILPHSLINLHFNGKRVNDEMIQKSLAFFFAFIFLYALTAFSLSFAPGIDITTALSGAIACLGNMGPGFAMLGPAETFAWLPDWNKWILCGAMFLGRLEIFTVIIVFVPNFWRR; encoded by the coding sequence ATGAAAGTCAAAGCAGTTATCAGTGTTGTGTCAGTACTGATTATGGTGATGGGCGCCGCCGTTTCTTTTGCGGGGATCGCATCTTGGATCATGCAGGATAGTTTAGCTGATACCCAAGGGATATTTCAGTGTTCGGCTTTCTCCATACTCGGAGGGCTTATTTTACACCTTAAGACTCGTGATCGTAATCATGAAGTGAATCCCCGAGAAGTGTACGCCATTGTAACTGTTGGCTGGTTATCAGTTTGTTTAATCGCCGCTATACCCTTTGTGACTCTAACCAACATGAGTTTTACTGATAGTTATTTTGAAGTCATGAGTGGGCTGACGACAACAGGAGCCACAGTTTTAACTGATATAGAGTCACTGCCCAAGGGGCTCTTGTTTTGGCGTTGTTTCTGTAACTGGTTAGGTGGTTTAGGGATCGTTATTTTATCCATGGCTATTTTGCCTTTTTTAGGTTCTGGGGCGTATCAGCTATTTAAAGCGGAAGCCACAGGGCCTCAATCAGAACAAGTGACTTCACGAGCAATTGATACAGCGAAAATTTTGTGGGCGATCTATGTGGGCTTAACCATTTTATGTATTGTGATTTATCGCTATTTGGATATGCCGATTTTCGAAGCGGTCTGTCACGGTTTAAGTACACTTTCTACAGGTGGTTACTCTCCTTTAAGTTCAAGTTTTGTAGGGATGCCCTCTCCAATTCTTTACGTCAGTACTTTTTTTATGATGATGGCCGCGACAAACTTTACGCTGCATATTAAAGCCTTAAAAGGTGATATTTTTTGTTACTTTCGCGATGAAGAATTTCGTTGGTATTTAGCAACATTCCTTTTTGCTTTGACCGTGATCGCTTTTTTCTTACATACTGACGCGGGTTATACTTGGGCGCAAAGCTTTGCTCATTCGACTTTCCAGGTCGCAAGTTTAGAAACTTCTTGTGGCTTTGCTTCGGATGATTTTAATCTGTGGTCAACGCCATCAAAGATCATTTTATTCTTAATAATGTTTATGGGAGGCTGTGGAGGTTCGACTACGGGTGGTTTAAAAGTCGCGCGAATTGTGCTTTTAGTTAAATACACATTTATAAAAATTAAACAGATGATTTTACCCCATAGTTTAATTAACTTACACTTCAACGGTAAGCGAGTGAACGATGAAATGATCCAAAAATCCTTGGCCTTCTTTTTTGCTTTTATCTTTCTCTATGCCTTAACGGCCTTTTCATTGAGCTTTGCACCAGGGATCGATATAACGACTGCTTTGAGTGGGGCAATCGCATGCTTGGGCAATATGGGTCCAGGTTTTGCGATGTTAGGGCCTGCAGAAACTTTTGCCTGGTTGCCTGATTGGAATAAATGGATTTTATGCGGAGCCATGTTCTTGGGCCGTTTAGAGATATTTACGGTGATTATTGTATTCGTTCCCAACTTTTGGAGAAGGTGA
- a CDS encoding DUF1294 domain-containing protein encodes MQVPIFIVYLYLAMSIITFSLYGLDKWKAKKSSQRIPEKVLHLSEFFGGWPGAILGQLFFRHKTSKFTYQLVFWLIVALHLFLFYWQLTHSAT; translated from the coding sequence GTGCAGGTACCGATTTTTATCGTCTACCTCTATTTAGCGATGAGTATCATTACTTTTAGTCTTTACGGCCTCGATAAATGGAAAGCGAAAAAATCGTCTCAGCGAATCCCTGAGAAAGTTTTGCATTTGAGTGAGTTTTTCGGCGGTTGGCCAGGTGCGATTCTCGGGCAATTGTTCTTTCGTCATAAAACATCCAAGTTTACTTACCAATTAGTTTTTTGGTTGATCGTAGCTCTCCATCTATTTCTTTTTTATTGGCAACTGACTCATTCAGCGACTTAG
- a CDS encoding pyrophosphate--fructose-6-phosphate 1-phosphotransferase gives MSVKRVGILTAGGLAPCLSTAIGRLIERYTEIAPEIEIICYTSGYKGLLLGEKLEVTQDIRDNAAVLYEHGGSPIGNSRVKLTNLADCEKRGLVQPGQNPLEVAAQQLVTDKVDVLHTIGGDDTNTTAADLAAYLADNDYKLIVVGLPKTIDNDVFPIKQSLGAYTAAEEGAEYFANVVSEHNANPRMLIVHEVMGRSCGWLTGYTAKVYRDNLAKRNFLPGLGLRKERLDVHGIYVPEMSVDIKAEAARLSKVMDEQDNVNIFISEGAGLEEIIAEMEAAGEEVPRDAFGHAKLDAVNPGKWFGSQFAKLLNAEKVLIQKSGYYSRAAASNSEDLALIKECADKAVEAALAGIGGVVGHDEDQNDELRAIEFPRIAGGKPFNIDEAWFDEVLAGIGQTKGAKVEVAH, from the coding sequence ATGTCTGTAAAAAGAGTCGGTATTTTAACAGCAGGTGGTTTAGCACCTTGTTTATCAACGGCGATCGGTCGTTTAATTGAACGTTACACTGAGATTGCACCCGAAATTGAAATCATCTGCTACACTAGTGGATATAAAGGTTTGCTCCTCGGTGAAAAACTTGAAGTTACACAAGATATTCGCGATAATGCAGCTGTGCTTTATGAGCATGGTGGTAGTCCAATTGGTAATAGCCGTGTAAAGCTTACTAACCTTGCTGACTGTGAAAAGCGCGGTCTTGTTCAGCCGGGTCAAAACCCCCTTGAAGTCGCAGCGCAACAACTCGTTACTGATAAAGTTGATGTTCTTCATACAATTGGTGGTGATGATACGAATACGACGGCGGCTGACCTTGCGGCTTATCTCGCGGATAATGATTATAAGCTTATTGTTGTTGGTCTTCCTAAGACGATTGACAATGATGTATTTCCCATTAAACAGTCTCTTGGTGCCTATACGGCTGCAGAAGAGGGTGCAGAATACTTTGCTAATGTTGTTTCTGAGCACAATGCTAACCCTCGCATGCTTATCGTTCACGAAGTTATGGGACGTAGCTGTGGTTGGTTAACGGGCTATACGGCGAAAGTTTACCGTGATAATCTAGCCAAGCGTAATTTTCTACCTGGACTTGGTCTTCGCAAAGAACGTCTCGATGTTCACGGTATTTATGTACCAGAGATGTCAGTTGATATAAAAGCTGAAGCAGCACGTTTAAGTAAAGTGATGGATGAACAGGATAATGTAAATATCTTTATTTCTGAAGGTGCTGGTCTAGAAGAAATTATTGCAGAAATGGAAGCTGCCGGCGAAGAAGTTCCTCGCGATGCTTTCGGTCACGCAAAACTTGATGCAGTTAACCCAGGTAAATGGTTCGGCAGTCAATTTGCAAAGCTTCTCAACGCTGAAAAAGTACTCATTCAGAAGTCGGGTTATTATTCACGTGCCGCTGCATCAAATAGTGAAGATTTAGCATTGATTAAAGAATGTGCTGATAAAGCAGTTGAAGCAGCTCTTGCAGGTATCGGTGGCGTTGTTGGTCATGACGAAGATCAAAATGACGAGCTTCGCGCAATTGAGTTCCCACGTATTGCTGGTGGTAAGCCATTCAATATCGATGAAGCTTGGTTTGACGAAGTACTTGCGGGTATTGGTCAGACTAAAGGTGCTAAAGTTGAGGTTGCTCACTAA